ACTTTAGCATCCCCGCTTCGAATGAGTTCAACTCCCATGGTGTGACGGGCGGTGAGTACAAGACCCGGGAACGTATTCACCGTAGCATAGCTGATCTACGATTACTAGCGATTCCAACTTCATGTAGTCGAGTTGCAGACTACAATCCGAACTGGGAGATATTTTTGAGATTTGCTCCACGTCACCGTATTGCTGCTCTTTGTATACCCCATTGTAGCACGTGTGTAGCCCTGGACGTAAGGGCCATGATGACTTGACGTCGTCCTCACCTTCCTCCTACTTGCGTAGGCAGTCTCCTTAGAGTTCTCAGCCGAACTGTTAGCAACTAAGGACGAGGGTTGCGCTCGTTGCGGGACTTAACCCAACATCTCACGACACGAGCTGACGACAGCCGTGCAGCACCTGTATATAAGTTTCTGCAAGCAGACACCAATCTATCTCTAGAAAGTTCTTACTATGTCAAGTCCAGGTAAGGTTCTTCGTGTATCGTCGAATTAAACCACATGCTCCACCGCTTGTGCGGGTCCCCGTCTATTCCTTTGAGTTTTAATCTTGCGACCGTACTCCCCAGGCGGTACACTTAATGTGTTAACTGCATTACTGCAAGGTCGAGCCTCACAACAACTAGTGTACATCGTTTAGGGCGTGGACTACCAGGGTATCTAATCCTGTTTGCTCCCCACGCTTTCGCGTCTCAGCGTCAATAATGTTCCAGTAGATCGCCTTCGCAATCGGTATTCCTTCTGATCTCTACGGATTTTACCCCTACACCAGAAATTCCATCTACCTCTCCCACATTCTAGGTATACAGTTTCAAAAGCAGTTCAATAGTTGAGCTATTGGATTTCACTTCTGACTTATATACCCGCCTACACGCTCTTTACGCCCAGTGATTCCGAGTAACGCTTGCACCCTCCGTATTACCGCGGCTGCTGGCACGGAGTTAGCCGGTGCTTATTCATATAGTACCGTCATTATCTTCCTATATAAAAGGAGTTTACGCACCGAAATGTGTCATCCTCCACGCGGCGTTGCTGCATCAGACTTTCGTCCATTGTGCAATATTCCCCACTGCTGCCTCCCGTAGGAGTCTGGACCGTGTCTCAGTTCCAGTGTGACTGATCATCCTCTCAAACCAGTTAGGCGTCATAGCCTTGGTGAGCCATTACCTCACCAACAAGCTGATACCATACAGACCCATCCTTAAGCACTAAAGCGTTTCCCTTGCATACTTATGTATTAAAGGCATATAGGGCATTAGCAGTCGTTTCCAACTGTTATTCCTTTCTTAAGGGCAGGTTATCTATACATTACTCACCCGTGCGCCACTTAGCTGACAATTATAGCAAGCTATAATCCGTTCTCGTTCGACTTGCATGTGTTAAGCACGCCGCCAGCGTTCACTCTGAGCCAGGATCAAACTCTCCATAAATTATAGAGTTTTTGAAACTGACAAATTTTATAACTCTTCAATTACAAAATTATCACTCAAATTTTATAGACAAGTATTTGTTTTACCAAATTTTCTTGTTTTTATATTTTTTAACATTTATTCTTATTTTTAATCTAAATAAACATAGATTTTTTATAAGAGTTCTATATTCGGTTTATAAAGATTACTTTACAAACTTTCATTCATTTTTAAAGATCATTCCAGACTCGATTGAATCGTTTCTCTTCAAGCTTTTCGTTTGAAGCGTTCCAGTCAAATTGGACGGGAATTATAATAGATTTTTATTTACTTGTCAATACCTTACAGCTTAAATCTAGCTAAAATTTTTAAATTTATGCTTTTTACTATTCTTTTATTGCCTTTTTCTCTCCCATTTTCTCTTTTACTAGGTTTTTATTGTATTGTTTTGTCTTTTTTATGAAAAGTAATTTATAAGTATTATATAAAAGGTAAAAACCTTTTATATTTTTAATTGTAGATGAATTATAAGTTAGAGATAAATGTAGCTAATGCATCAATTTCTGCATCAGTTTTTGAATCAATTTGTGTTTTCATTATATTTTTCATAACTCCACCATAAGTTCCAGCTTTATAACCATTTAATGCATTAATAGTTTTTTCTTTATCCCAACCTGCAATAATTTGAGATTTTCCTAAAGCTTCTTTTTCACCTTTTTGACCATGACAAGATGCACATGCTTTAAATAATAGTTCGCCATTAGGTCCTTCTTCAACTTTAACTACTTCTTGAACTTCATTTGTTGCAGTTGATATTACTTCTTTCACATCATTTTGTGTTTCGTTTACTTTTTCAGCTACATTAGATACTTGAGTTGTAATTGTTTCTTTAACTTCTTGAGCAACTGGTACAATCGCTTCTTTTACATCTTGAACAGTATTTTCAGTTACTTTATTTGTTGCTTCTTCAACTGTTTTTGAAACTTC
The genomic region above belongs to Arcobacter ellisii and contains:
- a CDS encoding c-type cytochrome, with the protein product MNKILLSSAAIAVLLLSGCGDDKKTEQATAEVTTKQETTKEVVNEAAKEVAQTVTTAATEVSKTVEEATNKVTENTVQDVKEAIVPVAQEVKETITTQVSNVAEKVNETQNDVKEVISTATNEVQEVVKVEEGPNGELLFKACASCHGQKGEKEALGKSQIIAGWDKEKTINALNGYKAGTYGGVMKNIMKTQIDSKTDAEIDALATFISNL